The Setaria viridis chromosome 6, Setaria_viridis_v4.0, whole genome shotgun sequence genome contains a region encoding:
- the LOC117860553 gene encoding uncharacterized protein: MEPPPLRAPPDELVEEILLRSPPDDPASLVRAALVCKRWCRLVSAHPFRLRFRGLHRRPAPMLGFLCNDVFHAGGDEACSARFVRTAASCPPLASRRGWHALDARAGRVLLHRAAAAQAICLAVWDPLAAGDSRHLDLPAPALPRRPRSWNAALLCDDDPDGGPFRIVLVGTDSQGTFACVYSSPEPAAWSEPAYAPQHPKDHVDAVRGALVGDTIYFVCQRRTRVLRYDLATRAMSVVHLPPASHNQRIVLTTAEGGGLGFARMDGYWLGLWSMDVGGGGGAVEWTQDRVIDLRTLLPVIDLLGFAHGLGIVLVGTVDGFFSVDQKSGSINKVGDGPGFYNVVPFVSFYTPALGTASTTDEEGSSSNA, translated from the exons atggagccgccgccgctacgCGCCCCGCCAGACGAGCTGGTGGAGGAGatcctcctccgctccccgcCGGACGACCCCGCGAGCCTCGTCCGCGCCGCGCTCGTCTGCAAGCGCTGGTGCCGCCTCGTCTCGGCCCACCCCTTCCGCCTCCGCTTCcgcggcctccaccgccgcccggccccgatGCTGGGCTTCCTCTGCAACGACGTCttccacgccggcggcgacgaggcctgCTCCGCCCGCTTCGTCCGCACCGCGGCCTCGTGCCCGCCACTCGCGTCCCGCCGCGGCTGGCACGCGCTCGACGCCCGCGCCGGTCGCGTCCTCCTCCAccgggccgccgcggcgcaggcGATCTGCCTCGCCGTCTGGgaccccctcgccgccggcgacagccGCCACCTGGACCTGCCCGCCCCCGCGCTGCCGCGGCGCCCGCGCAGCTGGAACGCCGCGCTGCTCTGCGACGACGACCCGGACGGCGGGCCGTTCCGCATCGTCCTCGTGGGCACCGACTCCCAGGGGACCTTCGCCTGCGTCTACTCGTCGCCCGAGCCCGCCGCGTGGAGCGAGCCAGCCTACGCGCCTCAGCACCCCAAGGACCACGTCGACGCGGTGCGCGGCGCCCTCGTCGGCGACACGATCTACTTCGTCTGCCAGAGGAGGACGAGGGTGCTCAGGTACGACCTCGCCACGCGCGCCATGTCCGTGGTGCACCTGCCGCCGGCGTCCCACAACCAGCGCATCGTGCTCACcacggcggagggcggcggcctgGGGTTCGCGAGGATGGACGGCTACTGGCTCGGCCTCTGGTCCAtggacgtcggcggcggtggcggtgccgtGGAGTGGACGCAGGACAGGGTGATTGACCTCCGGACGCTGCTCCCCGTCATCGATCTGCTCGGGTTTGCGCATGGCCTTGGCATCGTCTTGGTGGGGACGGTGGATGGCTTCTTCTCCGTTGATCAAAAGTCTGGCAGCATCAACAAGGTAGGAGACGGCCCTGGCTTCTACAATGTCGTTCCCTTTGTGAGCTTCTACACTCCAG CACTGGGAACGGCATCTACGACAGATGAGGAGGGATCAAGTTCGAATGCATGA
- the LOC117860552 gene encoding signal peptide peptidase-like 1, which translates to MESLWKLAYLLEPASLALIATAISVAYASASRALDYGKEMERNLDFSEASITLDRSQALMIPLASSCSLLLMFYLFSSVSHLVTAFTTVASAMALFFCLSPYVTYLKTQFNLMDPFVSRCCSKSFTRLQGLLMLSITTVLAWLVSGHWLLNNVLGISICIAFVSHVRLPNIKICALLLACLFVYDIFWVFFSERFFGANVMVSVATQKASNPVHTVANKLSLPGLQLITKKLELPVKLVFPRNLLGGIVPGSSPGDYMMLGLGDMAIPGMLLALVLFFDNRKHKDVNVPSDVSSSKRRNYVWYALTGYGVGLVAALAAGILSQSPQPALLYLVPSTLGPVMYLSWLRNELWELWEGSGPILNEKARLLEV; encoded by the exons ATGGAATCCTTGTGGAAGCTGGCCTACTTGCTTGAGCCTGCATCACTTGCTCTCATTGCCACAGCCATTTCTGTGGCGTATGCATCGGCGTCGCGTGCTCTGGACTATGGCAAGGAGATGGAGAGGAACTTGGATTTTTCAGAGGCTTCCATTACATTGGATCGGTCGCAGGCACTAATGATTCCCCTTGCAAGCTCATGCAGTCTGCTGCTGATGTTCTACCTGTTCTCATCTGTCTCGCATCTCGTGACCGCTTTTACCACTGTGGCCTCAGCGATGGCACTGTTCTTTTGCCTGTCTCCGTACGTCACCTACCTCAAGACGCAATTCAATCTGATGGATCCGTTCGTGTCCAGGTGTTGTTCAAAGTCGTTTACCCGGTTGCAAGGTTTGCTGATGCTCAGCATAACCACAGTGTTAGCCTGGCTGGTTTCAGGGCATTGGTTGTTAAATAATGTCCTGGGGATTTCCATATGTATAGCATTTGTCAGCCATGTGAGGCTTCCCAACATAAAGATTTGTGCGTTGCTCCTGGCCTGCTTGTTTGTGTATGATATTTTTTGGGTGTTCTTCTCAGAGAGGTTTTTTGGAGCAAATGTTATGGTCTCAGTTGCCACTCAGAAGGCATCTAATCCTGTTCATACAGTAGCAAACAAGCTTAGTCTGCCTGGGTTGCAGTTAATTACAAAGAAGCTGGAGCTTCCAGTCAAGCTAGTTTTCCCGAGGAATTTGTTGGGTGGGATTGTTCCAGGAAGCAGTCCTGGTGATTACATGATGCTTGGCCTTGGAGACATG GCCATTCCAGGGATGCTTCTAGCCCTTGTACTCTTCTTCGACAACCGGAAGCACAAAGATGTGAACGTTCCATCAGATGTGTCTTCTTCAAAGCGGCGAAACTATGTGTGGTATGCCCTAACAGGGTATGGTGTAGGCCTGGTAGCTGCATTAGCTGCTGGGATCTTGTCTCAGTCTCCCCAGCCTGCCTTACTCTACCTG GTGCCATCGACGCTGGGGCCTGTCATGTACTTGTCATGGTTACGGAACGAGCTGTGGGAGCTGTGGGAAGGGTCCGGGCCGATTCTAAACGAGAAAGCTCGTTTGTTGGAGGTATGA
- the LOC117860550 gene encoding dihydroxy-acid dehydratase, chloroplastic, translating into MQSLALTSPSLPAAGPVCGRRHRRLQRVRATAVSDEPKLNKYSARITEPKSQGASQAVLYGVGLTDADLRKPQVGVSSVWYEGNTCNMHLLQLAEAVREGVREAGMVGFRFNTVGVSDAISMGTRGMCYSLQSRDLIADSIETVMGAQHYDANISIPGCDKNMPGTIMAMGRLNRPSIMIYGGTIKPGHFQGNSYDIVSAFQCYGEYVSGSISDEQRKNVLRNSCPGAGACGGMYTANTMASAIETMGMSLPYSSSTPAEDPLKLEECRLAGKYLLELLKMDLKPRDIITEKSLRNAMVIVMALGGSTNAVLHLIAIARSVGLHLTLDDFQKVSDQVPFLADLKPSGKYVMEDLHKIGGTPAVIHYLLEQGLLDGDCITVTGKTLAENAKIFPPLSEGQQIIRPLDNPIKSTGHIQILYGNLAPEGSVAKITGKEGLFFSGPALVFEGEEAMITAISENPANFKGKVVVIRGEGPKGGPGMPEMLTPTSAIMGAGLGKECALLTDGRFSGGSHGFVVGHICPEAQEGGPIGLVQNGDTITIDVVKRVIDVDLTEEQLEERRRKWSPPSYKATRGALWKYVKLVAPASRGCVTDE; encoded by the exons atgcaGTCCCTAGCGCTtacctccccttccctcccggcggccggccccgtctgcggccgccgccaccgccgcctccagcgcgtccgcgccaccgccgtctccgACGAGCCCAAGCTCAACAAGTACAGCGCGCGCATCACCGAGCCCAAGTCGCAGGGCGCCTCGCAGGCCGTGCTCTACGGCGTCGGCCTCACCGACGCCGACCTCCGCAAGCCGCAGGTCGGGGTCTCCTCCGTGTGGTACGAGGGGAACACCTGCAACATGCACCTGCTCCAACTCGCCGAGGCCGTGCGCGAAGGCGTCCGCGAGGCCGGCATGGTCGGCTTCCGATTCAACACCGTCGGGGTCAGCGACGCCATCTCCATGGGCACCCGGGGCATGTGCTACAGCCTCCAGTCGCGCGACCTCATCGCCGACAGCATTGAGACCGTCATGGGCGCCCAGCACTACGACGCCAACATCTCCATCCCCGGATGCGACAAGAAC ATGCCAGGTACAATAATGGCAATGGGACGGCTTAATCGGCCTAGCATCATGATATATGGTGGAACTATTAAG CCTGGTCACTTTCAGGGCAATTCTTATGACATAGTATCTGCTTTCCAG TGCTACGGAGAATATGTCAGTGGATCAATCAGCGATGAGCAAAGAAAGAATGTGCTCCGCAATTCATGTCCAGGTGCAGGTGCATGTGGTGGTATGTACACAGCTAACACGATGGCATCTGCTATCGAGACCATGGGCATGAGCCTTCCATACAG TTCTTCGACCCCTGCTGAAGACCCTCTAAAGCTAGAGGAATGCCGCCTTGCTGGGAAGTATCTTTTAGAATTGCTAAAGATGGACTTGAAGCCTAGGGACATTATCACCGAGAAGTCATTGCGCAATGCAATGGTTATTGTCATGGCTCTTGGTGGGTCAACTAATGCTGTACTGCATTTGATTGCCATTGCTCG GTCTGTAGGTCTGCATTTGACTCTTGACGATTTTCAGAAGGTCAGTGACCAAGTTCCTTTCCTTGCGGACCTCAAGCCCAGTGGCAAATATGTCATGGAGGATTTGCACAAG ATTGGTGGGACACCTGCAGTAATTCATTATCTTCTGGAGCAAGGTCTTCTTGACGGGGATTGCATCACCG TCACTGGGAAAACTCTAGCTGAAAATGCTAAAATCTTCCCTCCTCTATCTGAAGGGCAG CAAATTATTCGACCACTGGACAATCCTATCAAATCAACTGGCCACATACAAATACTTTATGGCAATCTTGCACCAGAAGGCTCTGTTGCAAAAATCACTGGCAAAGAGGGGCTGTTTTTCTCAG GCCCTGCCTTAGTTTTTGAGGGTGAAGAAGCCATGATAACAGCTATTTCAGAAAACCCAGCGAACTTTAAG GGAAAAGTAGTAGTGATCCGTGGAGAAGGACCAAAAGGTGGGCCAGGGATGCCTGAAATGTTGACCCCAACAAGTGCAATAATGGGTGCCGGTCTTGGAAAG GAGTGTGCCCTGCTGACAGACGGTAGATTTTCTGGAGGATCACATGGATTTGTTGTTGGCCACATATGCCCCGAAGCACAG GAAGGTGGCCCAATTGGTCTTGTTCAGAATGGTGATACAATCACCATTGATGTTGTTAAGAGGGTAATCGATGTTGATCTGACTGAAGAGCAGCTGGAAGAAAGACGGAGGAAATGGAGCCCACCATCATACAAGGCCACCCGTGGAGCCCTTTGGAAG TACGTAAAGCTCGTGGCCCCAGCATCAAGAGGATGCGTCACCGATGAGTAG
- the LOC117860589 gene encoding uncharacterized protein gives MATETPPPDEKKKKAPLPKVVTLNKALKLAQTWVDKMSASEPDEPNDKDFEGRPSRLGLGAKVAPGVKRAPPTDPIERRLLGKVNAQKRKALEEENRTAKEANEASDDDCDESESRTSAFNKKRTLPSVTSTSLVKKAK, from the exons ATGGCGACCGAGACGCCGCCTCcggatgagaagaagaagaaggcgccgCTCCCCAAGGTGGTCACGCTCAACAAGGCCCTCAAGCTG GCTCAGACATGGGTGGACAAAATGAGTGCATCGGAGCCAGATGAACCCAATGATAAGGATTTTGAGGGCCGGCCATCAAG GCTTGGTCTTGGTGCTAAAGTGGCCCCCGGTGTGAAGCGTGCGCCTCCCACTGATCCAATTGAGAGGAGATTGCTCGGGAAGGTGAATGCACAGAAGAGAAAGGCCTTGGAGGAGGAGAATAGAACTGCTAAGGAGGCGAATGAGGCTAGTGATGATGATTGTGATGAGTCTGAAAGCAGAACCAGTGCCTTTAACAAGAAGAGGACATTGCCTTCAGTTACTTCTACATCTTTAGTAAAGAAGGCAAAGTGA
- the LOC117860588 gene encoding uncharacterized protein At3g49055 isoform X2: MQIIATIHSVHGVLEKILERVSDDKPDRNHEHFHSDPNDGLEFLALEANNIHELAMEIESKLSGRMDMQRKDRTRMENKVSSLVKENQEIHTMLKAAITEKEAAEDSLRALKGEKEQGRSAILQIAERGLHKVGFGFIMEVISGEPKSEEEPTTSGTATATSDGRENEQEHISLACVIETTVKTLHGDISDLRQAFDKSRSDCDHFQLLAAERAQKINNLEPYIKDLEERESFLVHSVEDLTLEMKAVEQEATRWREACEQEVEAGKSAIKELNQEIALLREELGTVKADLETANSKLQLKEKLAASAMAAQAAADACLKLADRRSAGLQRRIEELTRQIEQEDAHGRKERGSTRRRLRYICWPWQQLQVISASCQARTWFVDQNGRLLPRTEALLQTRI; encoded by the exons ATGCAG ATTATTGCCACCATCCACTCAGTCCATGGGGTCCTGGAGAAAATTCTGGAAAGGGTTTCAGATGACAAACCTGACAGAAACCATGAGCACTTTCATTCAGATCCCAATGATGGTCTGGAATTTCTGGCGTTGGAGGCTAACAACATTCACGAGCTAGCCATGGAGATCGAATCCAAGCTCTCAGGGCGCATGGATATGCAGAGGAAGGATAGAACCAGGATGGAGAACAAAGTGTCAAGTCTAGTGAAGGAGAATCAAGAGATACATACCATGTTGAAGGCTGCTATAACTgagaaggaggcggcggaggataGCCTTCGTGCATTGAAGGGCGAAAAGGAGCAGGGAAGAAGTGCCATCTTGCAGATTGCTGAGAGAGGATTGCACAAGGTTGGCTTTGGCTTCATCATGGAGGTGATAAGCGGCGAGCCAAAAAGCGAGGAGGAGCCAACCACCTCTGGTACAGCAACTGCGACATCTGATGGAAGAGAAAATGAACAAGAGCACATCAGTCTG GCTTGTGTAATTGAAACTACAGTGAAAACCCTGCATGGTGATATCAGTGATCTAAGGCAGGCCTTTGACAAATCCAG GTCAGATTGCGATCATTTCCAACTTCTTGCTGCTGAACGGGCTCAGAAGATAAACAACCTTGAACCGTATATAAAGGATTTGGAAGAAAGAGAGAGCTTCCTAGTTCACAGT GTGGAAGACCTCACTCTAGAAATGAAAGCAGTAGAACAGGAGGCTACAAGATGGAGGGAAGCATGTGAACAGGAGGTAGAAGCTGGAAAATCTGCCATCAAAGAACTCAACCAGGAG ATTGCCTTGCTCAGAGAAGAACTGGGAACGGTAAAAGCAGACTTGGAGACTGCAAACAGTAAGCTACAGCTAAAAGAGAAATTAGCAGCCAGTGCAATGGCAGCACAAGCAGCTGCAGATGCATGCCTCAAGCTTGCTGACAGAAGATCTGCTGGGCTGCAACGGAGGATAGAAGAGTTGACGAGACAAATAGAGCAAGAAGATGCGCATggaagaaaggagagaggaagTACTCGCAGAAGATTAAGGTATATCTGCTGGCCTTGGCAGCAACTTCAAGTTATATCAGCATCCTGTCAAGCTAGAACATGGTTTGTTGATCAGAATGGTAGATTGCTACCAAGGACAGAAGCACTATTGCAGACAAGAATCTAA
- the LOC117860588 gene encoding uncharacterized protein At3g49055 isoform X1: protein MFSSTLTISLLYTITDISAHPGSPMDHQPNLALQQIIATIHSVHGVLEKILERVSDDKPDRNHEHFHSDPNDGLEFLALEANNIHELAMEIESKLSGRMDMQRKDRTRMENKVSSLVKENQEIHTMLKAAITEKEAAEDSLRALKGEKEQGRSAILQIAERGLHKVGFGFIMEVISGEPKSEEEPTTSGTATATSDGRENEQEHISLACVIETTVKTLHGDISDLRQAFDKSRSDCDHFQLLAAERAQKINNLEPYIKDLEERESFLVHSVEDLTLEMKAVEQEATRWREACEQEVEAGKSAIKELNQEIALLREELGTVKADLETANSKLQLKEKLAASAMAAQAAADACLKLADRRSAGLQRRIEELTRQIEQEDAHGRKERGSTRRRLRYICWPWQQLQVISASCQARTWFVDQNGRLLPRTEALLQTRI, encoded by the exons ATGTTTTCCTCCACCCTGACAATTTCCCTTCTCTATACTATCACCGATATATCTGCACACCCTGGATCCCCCATGGATCATCAACCCAACCTTGCCTTGCAACAGATTATTGCCACCATCCACTCAGTCCATGGGGTCCTGGAGAAAATTCTGGAAAGGGTTTCAGATGACAAACCTGACAGAAACCATGAGCACTTTCATTCAGATCCCAATGATGGTCTGGAATTTCTGGCGTTGGAGGCTAACAACATTCACGAGCTAGCCATGGAGATCGAATCCAAGCTCTCAGGGCGCATGGATATGCAGAGGAAGGATAGAACCAGGATGGAGAACAAAGTGTCAAGTCTAGTGAAGGAGAATCAAGAGATACATACCATGTTGAAGGCTGCTATAACTgagaaggaggcggcggaggataGCCTTCGTGCATTGAAGGGCGAAAAGGAGCAGGGAAGAAGTGCCATCTTGCAGATTGCTGAGAGAGGATTGCACAAGGTTGGCTTTGGCTTCATCATGGAGGTGATAAGCGGCGAGCCAAAAAGCGAGGAGGAGCCAACCACCTCTGGTACAGCAACTGCGACATCTGATGGAAGAGAAAATGAACAAGAGCACATCAGTCTG GCTTGTGTAATTGAAACTACAGTGAAAACCCTGCATGGTGATATCAGTGATCTAAGGCAGGCCTTTGACAAATCCAG GTCAGATTGCGATCATTTCCAACTTCTTGCTGCTGAACGGGCTCAGAAGATAAACAACCTTGAACCGTATATAAAGGATTTGGAAGAAAGAGAGAGCTTCCTAGTTCACAGT GTGGAAGACCTCACTCTAGAAATGAAAGCAGTAGAACAGGAGGCTACAAGATGGAGGGAAGCATGTGAACAGGAGGTAGAAGCTGGAAAATCTGCCATCAAAGAACTCAACCAGGAG ATTGCCTTGCTCAGAGAAGAACTGGGAACGGTAAAAGCAGACTTGGAGACTGCAAACAGTAAGCTACAGCTAAAAGAGAAATTAGCAGCCAGTGCAATGGCAGCACAAGCAGCTGCAGATGCATGCCTCAAGCTTGCTGACAGAAGATCTGCTGGGCTGCAACGGAGGATAGAAGAGTTGACGAGACAAATAGAGCAAGAAGATGCGCATggaagaaaggagagaggaagTACTCGCAGAAGATTAAGGTATATCTGCTGGCCTTGGCAGCAACTTCAAGTTATATCAGCATCCTGTCAAGCTAGAACATGGTTTGTTGATCAGAATGGTAGATTGCTACCAAGGACAGAAGCACTATTGCAGACAAGAATCTAA